One Amblyomma americanum isolate KBUSLIRL-KWMA chromosome 8, ASM5285725v1, whole genome shotgun sequence DNA window includes the following coding sequences:
- the LOC144102407 gene encoding uncharacterized protein LOC144102407 → MKFLSAAVVCLCVLLLASPQQSEAKAILAKLGLMGAPFVWAGNVAKDAAQTLVAYKLSLATKALAMITGNRSFKATIAYDSQLERYEEPHGAAGDHHHADWSERVAAITAAPSPVNVENEVKVEWLPGVAKPVIRLPSLPPLPNVIVPKVVVPKIVVPPVVVPDLVKTKVALLNRLGHKSASMLGGVPKHASGYIQGGFRVGHGNGAAGSHSGDVKLGSGQQQVFAPVAPAVGTLAVTTGTPAVTAEVEDKTTTGQNTSSNVTLHRPTRSVDPGVVGRYFNFIEAYDEGRCVALMVCSMAADPQEFGAYGRKVLQFFERVKESDSSPAAPYKKASMAGRSGDSCKSRYSTCRVNPKYLADLGESYGF, encoded by the exons ATGAAGTTCCTGTCGGCCGCCGTTGTCTGCCTTTGCGTCTTGCTGCTCGCCTCACCGCAGCAGTCCGAGGCCAAGGCGATCCTCGCTAAGTTGGGCCTCATGGGGGCTCCGTTCGTGTGGGCCGGAAACGTCGCCAAGGACGCCGCGCAAACCCTGGTCGCCTACAAGCTGTCCCTGGCCACCAAGGCGCTCGCTATGATCACCGGCAACCGCTCCTTCAAGGCGACCATCGCCTACGATTCGCAGCTCGAGCGCTACGAGGAACCCCATGGCGCCGCCGGCGATCACCATCATGCCGACTGGTCTGAGCGGGTCGCGGCAATCACCGCAGCCCCTAGTCCTGTGAACGTCGAGAATGAG GTGAAGGTTGAATGGCTGCCCGGCGTTGCCAAGCCCGTGATCCGGCTGCCAAGTCTCCCGCCGCTTCCCAACGTTATTGTCCCAAAGGTGGTCGTGCCCAAGATTGTCGTGCCACCCGTTGTGGTCCCCGACTTGGTAAAGACCAAGGTTGCTCTGCTGAACAGGCTCGGCCACAAGTCCGCCTCCATGCTGGGAGGAGTCCCCAAGCACGCCAGCGGCTACATCCAGGGTGGATTCCGCGTGGGTCACGGCAACGGCGCCGCCGGCTCCCATTCCGGCGACGTGAAGTTGGGCTCCGGACAGCAGCAGGTCTTCGCTCCCGTTGCTCCCGCCGTCGGCACTCTCGCAGTAACTACCGGCACTCCCGCAGTCACTGCTGAAGTTGAAGACAAGACCACCACCGGCCAGAACACTTCCTCCAACGTCACACTGCATCGTCCCACCCGCTCCGTCGACCCTGGGGTAGTGGGCCGCTACTTCAACTTCATCGAAGCTTACGACGAGGGCCGCTGCGTAGCCCTCATGGTCTGCTCGATGGCCGCGGATCCACAGGAGTTCGGTGCCTACGGCCGCAAGGTGTTGCAGTTCTTCGAGCGCGTCAAGGAGTCGGATTCGTCGCCCGCGGCGCCTTACAAGAAGGCATCGATGGCTGGCCGCAGCGGCGACTCGTGCAAGTCGCGCTACTCTACCTGCCGGGTGAACCCCAAGTACCTGGCCGACCTCGGGGAGTCTTATGGCTTCTAA
- the LOC144102408 gene encoding uncharacterized protein LOC144102408: protein MKLLSAAVVCLSVLLLASPQQSEAKAILAKLGLVGAPFVWAGNVAKDAAQTLVAYKLSLASKALAVITGDRSFKATFTYDSHLERSEEPHGTADEHHVDWSERVAAVTAAPNPVNVENEVKPVVQVPTFPPPPNVVVPTLPPVPNVVVPIVPSLPPLPNIIVPKVIVPKIVVPPIVVPDLVKTKVALLNRLGHKSASILGGVPKHASGYIQGGFRLGHGNGGSGSHSGDVKLGSGQQQVVPVTPAVGPRVTAPVIEDKNTTGQNASSNVPLHRPTRSADPGLMGRYFKVIEANDEGRCVALMVCSMAAAPQEFGAYGRKVVQFFEGVKASDSSPMAPYKRASMAGRSGDSCKSRYSTCRVNPKYLADLGEYRGF, encoded by the exons ATGAAGCTCCTGTCGGCCGCCGTTGTCTGCCTTAGCGTCTTGCTGCTCGCCTCCCCGCAGCAGTCCGAGGCCAAGGCGATCCTCGCCAAGTTAGGCCTCGTGGGGGCTCCGTTCGTGTGGGCCGGAAACGTCGCCAAGGACGCCGCGCAGACTCTGGTCGCCTACAAGCTGTCCCTGGCCTCCAAGGCGCTCGCTGTGATCACCGGCGACCGTTCTTTCAAGGCCACCTTCACCTACGATTCGCATCTAGAGCGCTCCGAAGAACCCCACGGCACCGCCGACGAGCACCATGTCGACTGGTCTGAGCGGGTCGCGGCTGTCACCGCAGCTCCTAATCCTGTGAACGTCGAGAATGAG GTGAAGCCCGTGGTCCAGGTGCCCACTTTCCCGCCTCCTCCCAacgtcgtcgtgcccactctccCGCCTGTTCCCAACGTCGTTGTTCCCATTGTGCCCAGTCTCCCGCCGCTTCCCAACATTATTGTCCCTAAGGTGATCGTTCCCAAGATCGTCGTTCCGCCGATCGTTGTCCCCGACCTGGTCAAGACCAAGGTTGCTCTGCTGAACAGGCTCGGCCACAAGTCCGCCTCCATTCTGGGAGGAGTCCCCAAGCACGCCAGCGGCTACATCCAGGGTGGATTCCGCCTGGGTCACGGCAACGGCGGCTCCGGCTCCCATTCCGGCGACGTGAAGCTGGGCTCCGGACAGCAGCAGGTCGTTCCCGTCACCCCCGCCGTCGGTCCGCGTGTCACTGCCCCGGTTATCGAGGACAAGAACACCACCGGCCAGAACGCTTCCTCCAACGTCCCACTGCACCGTCCCACCCGCTCCGCCGACCCTGGGCTAATGGGCCGCTACTTCAAAGTCATCGAGGCCAACGACGAGGGCCGCTGCGTAGCCCTCATGGTCTGCTCGATGGCCGCGGCTCCACAGGAGTTCGGTGCCTACGGCCGCAAGGTGGTGCAGTTCTTCGAGGGCGTCAAGGCGTCGGATTCGTCCCCCATGGCCCCTTACAAGAGAGCATCGATGGCTGGCCGCAGCGGCGACTCGTGCAAGTCCCGCTACTCTACCTGCCGGGTGAACCCCAAGTACCTGGCCGACCTCGGGGAGTATCGTGGCTTCTAA